The Xanthomonas sontii genomic sequence TGCTGATGATGCGGATGAGCAACGACCGCACGCTGATGCGCGGCCGCGTCAACAGCCGCCTCACCAACGCGCTCGGCTGGATCGCCGTGACGGTGACCTTCGCCGCCGGCGCCTGCCTGCTGGTCACGCTGCTGCGGTAGGCGCGCAAAAGCTGCGCGACTGAAAAACTTTCGCTGGCGCGCGCCGCTGGCTGCGCGGCGCAGGGCGCAACGACGCACTGGGAGGGAAGAAGAAGATGCTGGCACGCGTCCTGCGTCCACAAGGCATCCGCTTTCGGCCGCACCGCGATGATCCTCAGCTTTCTGCAATCCCGCCTGCCCGCCTGGCCGGTGCAGGATCCCGTCACCGCCGGACGTACCAGCGAGATCGCTGCCGGCCAGCAAGCGCAGATCCTGGTGCTGTGGGGCGGCGAAGTGCGCAACGAGCGCGCCCTGTTCGGGCGCCGCGATGCGCCGCAGGATCCGCTGATCACCAGCGAACGTCGCGAACGCGCCTGGCAGGGCGCGCAGACCGCGGTGTGGGAAACGCAGCGCTGCCTGGTGCCGATCGCCGGCTTCCGCAGCGCCGACGCCGCGCGTGGCGGCCCCTGGATCTGCGAAGACCCGGGTCCGCTGTTCGCCGCCGGGTTGCGCAGCAGCATGCAGACCCAGGAGGGCTTTCATCTCTCCTGCTTCTCACTGCTCACCGAGGCACCTGCAGTGCCCGCACTGCCGGACGAAGTGCCGGTCCTGATCGGCGCCGACGACGTCATCGAATGGCTGTACCTGGATGGGCAGGACGCATTGCGGCGACTGGATGTCGCGCAGCAGCGGCGCTTCGTCAGCGTCGATGCCCTGCTGCGCGGTCCGTTGCCACCCGAGCGCATGCATTGAGCGCAGCCGCGCGCGGTCGGGAATGTGCCGGATGCCGCAGGCAGGATACGGCGTCGCGCACAGGCGGTGCTGCAGAGCTGCTCCATGGACACGCGCGTTGCACACATTGCTGAAGCGACCCGAATCCGCTTCAGCATGATGAGGGCTCGAATCAGGACGTTTTCGCCTTGCGCTCACACATGCGGAGGACGATGGAATGACCTGATTCGCGGAGTACAACCCGCATGACCAAACCCCTGCTTGCGATCGTGGATGGCAACAGTTCGTTGTCGGACCATGTGTCCACCTTCTCCCAGCGCCGCGGCCTGGCGCTGACCCGCCTGCCCTCGCTCGAACACGCGCGGCACTGGCTGCAGCAACAACGCGCCGACCTGCTGCTGCTCGACGGCGACGCCGAGCGCGGCGCGGCGATGGACCTGATCAACGGCCTGGCCGGCCGCTCGGACGCGCGCGTGGTGCTGCTGGCCACCGAGGCGCAGATGCCGAAATGGCGCGGGCTGGCCGGCGACAGCGTGGAGCTGCTGCAGCGGCCGCTGCCGTGGACGCAGTTCGACGGCCTGCTCGATCAGATCCTGTGCCGCCTGCCGCCGCGGCGCGGGATGGCACGCTTCGGCCTGGTCGGCGAATGCGCGGCGATCGCGCGCGTGCAGCGCGACATCGCCCGCGTCGCGCCGTTGGACATCTCGGTGTTGGTCGCCGGCGAAACCGGCACCGGCAAGGAACTGCTGGCCAAGGCCATCCACGAGGCCAGCGGCCGCAGCGGGCGCCTGGTCGCGGTGAACTGCGGCGCGATTCCGCCGGAACTGCTCGCCAGCCAGCTGTTCGGCCACGAGCGCGGCAGCTTCACCGGCGCCAACCAGCGCCACGCCGGCTATTTCGAACAGGCGCAGGGCGGCACGCTGTTCCTGGACGAGATCGGCGAGATGGCGCCGGAACTGCAGGTGTACCTGCTGCGTTGCCTGGAAACCGGCGCGATCACCCGCGTCGGCAGCGACGCGGAAGTCCGCCTCGACGTGCGCATCGTCGCCGCCACCCACCGCGACCTGCTGGGCGAGGCCAGCACCTTGCGCCGCGACCTGTATTACCGGCTGTCGCAGTACGTCATCGAGTTGCCGCCGCTGCGCGAGCGCGGCGACGACGTGCACCTGATCGCCGACACGCTGCTGGACACGCTCAATCGTCGCTATGGGACCAGCAAGCAGTTCGACACGTTCTCGCGGACCGTGCTGGGACGGCACCGTTGGCCGGGCAACGTGCGCGAACTCTCCAGCGCAGTGACGCGCGGCTATTACCGTGCCGACGGCGAGGTGGTGACCATCGAGCCGCTGCTGCACGGCGAGGTGCCCATGGCGCAAGACGTGCCTTGCCACTGCGGCAACACCGGCGACGCGGTGACGTTCCGCGTGGGCACGCCGCTGAAGCAGATCGAACAGGAGATGCTGGTGCGCACCCTGCGCATCACCGGCGGCGACAAGTCCGCGGCGGCGCGCAGCCTGGGCATCAGCGTGCGTACCATCTACAACCTGATGTCGCGCGGCGACCGTGACGTCAACTGAGCGCGGCAGGGCGCGCCGTCGCGGCGCGCCCTGCCGGGCGATCTGCAGCCACGGCGGTCAGTGCGCGGCCGGGCGGATCAGTCCAGGCCGCAGGCCGCGCGCAGTTCCTCTTCGATCGGTGCGACCTGGCCGGGCGGCCGCTGCTGCGGCCGGCATAGGTAGGTTTCCTCGGCGATGCGCGCGTCCACCGCGAACCCCGCGCTGCGCAGCATGGCTTCCACGCCGGCATGGTTCGGTGCCCACCAGTTGGTGGGATCGTCGGCCAGGCGATGCTCGATGAAGGCCATCTTCGGCCAGCCGGGCTCGCACATGCGCCCGCGCTCTAGCATGCCGATGTCGCGCGGCGCCGGATAGACCTCCTCGCCGGGCATGGTCATGGTCTGCAACACCAGCATGCGGCGACACAGGCGACGCACGATGTCCAGGGCCAGCAGCGGATGCCGCAGGTGGTACAGCACGCCCATCATCCACACCAGGTCGTACTGCTCGGCTTCGCGCGCCAGCGCATACAGCTGCATCTGCCGGAAACGCACGTGGCGCTCCAGCCCGAACTGCGCCGCTGCCCATTGCGCCTGCCGCAGGTAGTGCGGATTCATGTCGATCGCCACCACCTCGGCGCCGCGCCTGGCCAGCTCGAAGCTGTAGAAGCCGGCGTTGCAGCCGATGTCCAGCACCCGCCAACCGCGAAGATCGGCCGGGACATGCGGCGCGATCTGCCGCCACTTGCAGGCCGGGAAATCGCCGTACGGATGCGTCGGCAGGGTCTGCCGGCCATCGGGCAGGTGCAGGTTGTGGAACCACGGCCCCAGCGCCTGCATCGGATCGACCGGGTCGAGGGACGGAACGGCGGATTGCATGGCGGTCTCCCGGGAAGGCGCCGAGCGCGGCTCAGCGGTTGACGAACTTGAAGAAGCGGCTCTGGCTGCCGTCGCTGGTCTTCTCCTGATACAGGAAGGCCAGCTCTTCTTCTTCGAACTTGTCGAAGAAGTCGTCCCAGCTGATTTCTTCCAGCGCCGCATCGTCGCGGAACAGGATGCGCAGCACGCCGGCATCCTCGTCGGCTTCGGTGCCGCGCACGCTGGCCGGACGGCCGCTGCGCGCCTCGGCCCAGCGGCGGATCTCGTCGTGATCGGTGGTGGTCTTGGCGTCATGCGAGGGCATGCGAGGATCTCCTGGCGGAGGTGGATGGCGCCGCGTCGGCGACGCGGTCGAGGGCATCGTGCAGGGCCTGCGCGCGATGCGCGGCGGTGTGTTCGGCGAGCACGCGGCGGCGCCCCGCCTCGCCGATCGCCATGCGCTGCGCTTCCGGCAGCTCGCGGAGCCAGCCCAGTACGTCGGCCGCACGCCGTGCGATCAGGATTTCCCTGCCAGGCGCGAACAGCGTTTCCAGGCCTTCCCAGGGATCGGAGATGATCGGCGTGGCGCAGGCCGCCGCTTCGAACAGGCGCACGCTGGGCGACCAGCCGGCCAGCACCATGTCGGCACGGGTCAGATTGAGGGTGAAGCGCTGCTGGTTGTAGAAGTCCATATGCTGCGCCGGCGGCAGGTGCGCGCAGCGCTGCACGTTGTCCGGCCAGACGATGTGCGGCGGATACAGCGGACCGGCGATCACGAAGCGGCCCTGCGGCCAGGCCAGCGCCGGCTGCAGCAACAGCCGCTCCAGCGGCGGCTGGCGGTCGTCGCTGTAGGTGCCCATGTAGCCCAGGTCGTAACGATGCGCCTGCGGCTGCGGCCGGTATTGCTCCGGATCGAACGCGCAGTACAGCGGCACCGCGCGCGGCGCGCCGTAGACGCGTTCCAAGCGTTGCAGGGTCGGGCCGCCGGTGAAGGACAGATACAGGTCATAGTGCGGAATCAGCGCCGGCGACAGGTAGGCGCAGTCGCCGCGCTGCAGCGCCGTCAGGGTCACCGGGGTGTCGATGTCGTAGAACGCGACCACGCCGCGCGCGGTCTGCTGCACCCACGTGCCCACGGCGATGCCGTTGGGCACGTAGGAACCCACGATCACCAGGTCCGCCGCGGCGATCGCGGCGGCGTGCCGATCCTGCAGTTCCTCGAGGCTGGCATACAGCACCGGCGCGCACGGCAACTGCGCCGGCGGATCCTGGTGCTCGGCGTACCAAGGCACGTCGCGCTCCAGGAACAGCACGCGGTCGCCGCGCGCCTGCAGCGCGGCGATCAGTCCGCGGTAGGTGGTGGCATGGCCGTTGCCCCAGGACGAGCGCAGGCTCAGGCCGAGGATGACGATATCGCGCGCGGCCATCACGCCGCCTCCCGCTGCCGCGCGTCCAGCAAGGCTTCCACCTCGCGCGCACGGTGCGTGTAGGTGTGGTCGCGCAACAGGCGTTGCCGTGCCCGCGCGCCAATCGCCTGCGCCTGCGCGGCGTCGATGCGTTGCAGGTAATGCGCCACCTGCTCGCTGTCGTGCGCGACCAGCACCTCGCGCTGCGGTTCGAGGAACGCCTCGATCCCTTCCCAGGCATCGACGATCAGGCAGGCGCCGGCGCCGGCCGCCTCGAACACCCGCGTCGGCGGCGACCAGCCGAAGCGCGCCATGCTGTCGCGGTTGACGTTGAGCACCATGCGCACGCTGCAGTTGAAGGCGTTGTGGTCGCGCGTGGACACGTGGCCGAGCGTGCGCACGTTGTCCGGCAGGTCTGCGTCCCAACCGCTGCCGCCGAGCAGGAATCTCGCGTCAGGCAGGCGCCGCGCCGGTTCCAGGAAGAACTGCCGCACCCGCGCCTCGCGGTCCGGCAGGCGGTTGCCGAGGAAGCCCAGGTCGGCGGCAAAATCCCGCTGCGCCGGCGACGGATGGTGGCTCGAGGGGTCCAGCGCGTTGTAGATCGGCACGCATTCGGCCGCGCCCAGTGCGCGATAGGCAGAGACCACGCGCGGCCCGCCGCCGTAGGTCAGCACCAGGTCGTAGCGCGGGATCTGCGCGCGGAACGGGTCGTCCGCATCGGCCTGCACCCGCTCCAGCGTCGCCGGCGCGTCCACGTCCCAGAACAGCACCTGGGTGCGCGGCGAGCGCAGGCCCAGCACTTCGCGCTCCAGGAACGCATCGAACACGCCGACGCCGCTGGCCTTGACCACCACGTCGGCGCCGCGCGCCTGCTCCAGCGCGCGCGCCGCATCGGCCTCGGCGGCCCCGGGATACACGGTGACCTGCGCCCACTCCGGATCGTCGATGTCGCGGTGCTGCTGGCGCCCGAACGCATCGGGCTCGAAGAAGTGGATGCGGTGGCCGCGCTGCGCCAGTGCATGCAGCAGGCCGCGGTAGTAGGTGGCCGCCCCGTTCCAATACGAGGACACCAGGCTGGAACCGAAGAAGGCGATCTGCAACGGGCTAGGCATGACTGAGGCTCCGGTGGTCGTGGCGCGCGGCGGGCGCGTCGAGTTCGGCGAGGACCGCCAGCAGTTCGTCGACGCGGTGCGCGCAACTGTGGCGGGTGCGGATGGTGTGCAGACCGTGCATGCGCAGCGCCGCGGCCAGCTCGGCGTCGTGCAGCACGTCGTGCAGGTGGCGCTGCATCTGCGCACCGTCGCGCGCCACCAGGTAATCGCGGCCGGGCGCGAACAACTGTTCGGCGTCCTCCCACGGCGCGCACACCAGCGGAATGCCGCAGGCCAGCGCCTCGAACACGCGGATCGTGGGAATGCCGGGCAAGGCGCGCACGTAGGGCCGCCGCGGCACGTGCACGGTGACGCGGAAATGCGCGAACGCCTGCGGCGCGCGATGGTTGGGCAGCCAGCCGGCATAGTCGATGCCGGCCGCGGCCAGCGCCTGCAGGGCCTGCGGCGGATAGCGCACGCCGTGGATGCGCGCGCGAAGGCGCAGGCGCCGCACCGGCTGGATCAGGAAGGTATCCAGTTCCTGCGCGCGCTCGTCGTCGCCCCAGTTGCCGATCCACAGCAGGTCGCCCTGCTGCGCCTGCCCGAGCTGCGGCTGGAACACGCGCAGATCCGCCGCCTCGTGCCAGGTCCACACGCGCGCGCTCCAGCCATGGCGCAGATACTGCTGGCGCACCGCTTCGCCGAAGGCGAGTACGCCGTCGTAGTCGGACAGGTCGAACTGCGCCATCTCGTCGGGGGCGCTGACCGAGCGGTGGTGGGTGTCATGGAACAACACGCGACATCCGGCAGGCGCCTCGCGGCCGACCCGCGCGATCAGCGCCGGCGCGTTCCATTCGTGTACCAGCACCACGTCGGCACCATCCAGCACCTGCGTCAGATCCAGCGTGGCCAGGTCGTAGCGCGTGCTGCGCAGCTGCGGAAAGGCATCGGCGAAGGCCTGCAACGGCGCTTCGCCCTCCTCCGCCTGCAGTTGCGCACGGCTCCAGCTGTCGTGCGGCTCGTACACCGCCACCGCGTGCCCGCGCGCCTGCAGTTCGGCGACGATGCCGCGCAGGAAATGCGCATTGCCGTGGTTCCAGTCCGACACCAGCGAGTGATAGAACAGCACGAATTTCATGCACCGACTCCGATCGAGGAAAGCAAGGGGACCGGCGGGCCGGCGCGTCCGGCAACGCGGGGCGTGCCGCGATGCGCGATCAGCGCCCGATAGCGCTGGCGATAGGCCGCGGCCATGGCGGTGGCGGTGTAGTGCCGCGCCTGCGCAACCGCGCGCCGGGCCATGCGCTGACGCAGCAGCGGATCGCCGATCAGGCGCTGCAACTGCGCCGTCAGCGCCCGTGCGTCGTCCGGCGCGACGTACAGCGCCGCATCGCCCCAGACCTCGCGCAGGCTGGGGATGTCGCCCAGTACCAGGGCGCAGCCGGCCTGCGCCGCTTCCAGCGCCGACAGCCCGAACGGCTCGTAGCGCGCCGGCAGCGCATACACGCTGGCGCGGGCCATCCAGCGGCGCAGGCGCGACGGCGACAGCTGGCCCAGCCGCAGCGCCGGCGCGATCGCCGCGGTGCCGCCGTCCGGATGCGCCGCTTCGCCGGCAATGCGCAGCGCCCACGGCAGCTGCGGCGCCACCGCGGCCAGCGTCCGCAGATTCTTCGCCTCGTCCCACAGCCGTCCTGCCGCCAGCACCAGGGGTCGCTTGGCGCTGGCCGGCACCGGCCGCGACAGCGGCGCGGTGCCATTGGCGATCACGCTGCACGGCACGTCCAGCGGATACTGCGCGCGCAAGGCCGCCAGCATCGCCTGGGTCGGCGCGACCACGTGATCGGCCGCCGCAAGGCCCGCAGCGACCGTCGCGCGGTAGTGATCCCACTCCGGCGGCAGCGCCTCGCCGCGCACCGCCTGCCACCAGGAGCCGACGCAGGAATGCGCGGTCATCAGCACCGGCGCAGGCCACGCCAGGGCGCCGTGCGCATAGTCGTTCAGATGCACCACGTCCGGACGCACCTGCGCCGCCAGTGCCTGCAGCCAGCGCCCGGCGGCGGCAACGTCGGCCCAGGGATCGTCCATCCACAGCAGCCGGTAGCCGCTGGCATGCACGCGCAGTCCCTGGATCGCCGCGGCCTCGCGCCACTGCGCCGGCGTGGGGGTCGCGCCCATCGTCGCCAGTTCCACGCGATCGCCCTGCGCGGTCAGCACCCGGCACAGGCTCAGCGCGTACTGCCACACGCCGCCGACGGTGTCGGCGGTCATCAGGATCCGCAGCGGGCGCTCAGCGTCCATAGAGCGCGTCCACGGTGCGGGCGACCTCGAGCAGATGCAGCGCCGCCGGGTCGAAACCGGGGTCGGTGGCCAGGCGCTCGGCCCAGTCCAGCAAGGCGCGCCCGCCCCAGGCGTCCGGTGGCGAAGCCAGGCGCTCGCAGCGCGTGCCGTCGAAGCGGTCCACGGTGAAGTCGAAGAACGAGCCGTCGACATTGCGCAGTGCCGCGCCGCCACCGGTGCCGTACACGTTGGCCTGGATCACCGCGTCGCAACCGGCCGGCAGCCGCCACGAGCAGGCCATGCGCACGCTGGCGCCGTTGTCCATGCGCCACTGCGCGCTGGCGTAGTCCTCCACCTGCCGCACCGGCCGGGTCAGCGGCCGGCCTTGCGCGTACAGTGCCGCCTGCAGCTCGTGATGGCCGCCGCTGCCGGTGAGCCACATCGCCAGGTCCAGCAGATGGATGCCCAGGTCCATCACGCAGCCGCCACCGGAACGGGCGATGTCGTAGAACCAGTCCTTGTCCGGGCCGTAGGCGTTGTGGAACAGCAGGTCGATCGCGAACACCTCGCCCAATGCGCCCTGCGCGATCTGCTCGCGCAGCGTCGCCATGCCCTTGGCGAAGCGGTAGCTGAAATCCACCGCGAGCAGGCGGTCGTGGCGTCGCGCCAGCGCCAGCACCTGCTCGGCTTCGGCGGCGGTGCGGGTCAGCGGCTTCTGGCAGAACACCGCCAGGCCGCGCTGCAAGGCCGCGGCGGCCTGCGCCGCGTGCGCGCCACTGGGCGTGGCGATGACCAGGCCGTCCAGGTCCTCGCGCGCCAGCAGCGCCTCCAGGTCGGGCAGCAGGTCGGCGGCCGGTGCGTCTTGGCGTGCGTCGTGCAGCGCCGTCGCGCTGGCATCGGCGATCGCCACCACCTCGCCGAGCCCGCTGTCGGCCAGGGCGCGCATGCGCGCGCGGCCGATCCAGCCGACCCCGAGGAAGCCCAGCCGTGGCGCGCGCCAGCGCGGTTGCGCGTACGCGTTCATGCCAGCACCACGGCTTTGAGGAACCCATCCGGGCGCGCGTCCATTGCCGCGAATGCCTGCGGCAACTGGTCCAGCGCGTAGCGATGGGTCAACAGCGGGAACGGATCCAGGCGCCCGTCGGCGACCGCCTCCACCGCCTCCTGCAAGCCGCGCAACGCCACCCGCGGATCGCGTTCGTGCGCGTTGACCACGTCCAGGCCGCGCCAGTTCCACTGCTGCATGTCGACCTGGCGCGGGCCGTCCTGGTGGTAGCCGGCGATGACCAGGCGCCCGCCCTCGCCGCACAGCGCGCTGGCGATATCCAGGGTGACCTGCTCGCCTGCGGCCTCGATCACCCGCAGGCAGCCGCTGCCGCCGGTGAGTTCGTGCACCGCACCGATCGCCGCGTAGCGATCCTCGGTGGCCAGCGTGGCGCTGGCGCCGCACTGGCGCGCGACCTGCAGGGCGTAGTCGCGCCGCGACAGCGCGATCACCTGCGCACCCAGGCCGGTGGCCAACTGGATCAACAGCGCGCCGATGAAGCCCACTCCGACCACCGCCACGGTCTGGCCGGGGCGGATGTCGCTGCGGCGCAGGATGTTCATCGCACAGGCCAGCGGCTCGCCAGGCAGGTCGCGGCCGTCCAGCGCCGGCGGCAACCGCACCAGCGCATCGGTCTCGGCCAGGTCGTACTCGGCGTAGGCCCGGCCGGACAATAGCGCGACTCGGTCGCCCGGCGCCCAGCCCTGCACCTCGGCACCGACCGCGTCGATCTCGCCCCAGCCTTCGTGGCCCGGCGCACCGGGTTCGAACGGATAGGCGAACCAGGGCCGGCCGGCCCACACCGGCAGATTGGACGCGCACACGCCGCAGCCCTGCAGGCGCACCCGCACCTGCTGCGGGGCGGGTTCGGGACGCGACTGGCGCTGCGTGACGATGCGGCCCGGGCCTTCGAACACGGCGGCATGCATGCTGTTCATGCGGCGTGGATCCTCCGTTGCGGTGGGGAAACAGGTGCGGCGCGCTCGGCCTGCGTGTGCAGCCAGCGGTGCAGCCGGGCGATGCCGGCCTCGGCGCCGACGCGAGGTGACCAGCCGGTGGCCGCGGCGAAGGCGCGGGTGTCGGAGACGTAATAACGCTGGTCGCCGACCCGCGGCGCCGCGTGCGCCAGTTCCAGGCGATGGCCGACCAGCGACTCGATCCGGCGCAGCACCTCGCGCAGGCTGGCGGCGTTGGCGGGGCCGCCGCCCATGTTGAACGCCCGCCCGGACAGCCGCGGCATCTGCGCCTGGCATTGCAGGAACGCCTCGACCAGGTCGTCCACGAACAACAGATCGCGGACCTGGCGGCCATCGCCGTATACGGTGATCGGCTGCCCCTGCAGCGCGCGGATCAGGAAATGCGCGACCCAGCCCTGGTCTTCGTTGCCGCATTGGTGCGGGCCGTAGATGCAGCTCATCCGCAGCACCACCGCCTGCAGGCCGAAGCTGCGCGCATAGTCCAGCACGTACTGGTCGGCACCGCCCTTGGAGCAGCCGTAGGGGCTGTGGAAATCCAGCGCGCGGCGCTCGTCGATGCCGCGCGCGCGCAGCAGCGGATCGCTCGGCTGGTAGCGCTGCGCGTCGGCTTCCAGAGCGACGTCGTCCAGCGCGCCATAGACCTTGTTGGTGGAGGTGAACAGCAGCGGCGGCGGGCGCCGCGCGCCGCGGATCGCCTCGAGCACGTTGAAGGTGCCGCGCAGGTTGACCTCGAAGTCGTGCGACGGATCCTCCAGGCTGGAGGTCACCGCCACCTGCGCGGCCAGGTGGAACACCTGCGCCGCCTGCGCCACTGCATCGCCGAGCAGATGCCGATCGCGCACGTCGCCCACTTCCACCTGCAGACGCTCGCCGGGATAGTGGCGACGCAGCCACTGCAGGTTGTGCTCCACGCCCGGGCGCGACAGGTTGTCGTAGACGATGACCCGGCGTCCGCTGTCGAGCAGGCGCGCGGCCAGATTGGTGCCGATGAAGCCGGCGCCGCCGGTGATCAGCACCGCATCCTGCCCACGCGACCGCGGCAGGGTGTGGATCGGCGCGTGCGCGTCGGCGCGTGGCGCGACCGTCGGCGCCGGCGCGAGGTCCGGGCGCGGCGCGCGCGACAGGTTGGCGCCGTGCTCGTGGTGCAGCGACGCCAGCGCCTGGATGCCGTCGTAGCCCTGCTCGGCCCACAGCCGGTACAGCAGCTTGGCGCGGCCGCGCTCGTCGCGCAGGCCGAAGTGATAGTGGCGCTCGTCCTCGTGGAAACCGTCCTGGTGGCTGATGCTGCCGTGCAGGTCGCGCGCGGCATACCAGTACAGCCGCTCCACCGGCGCATCCAGGGTCTCGCGCAACTGCCGTACCTGCTCGATCTCGTCATGCCGCCAGGTCGAATACCCGGTCTCGCTGAGCCAGACCTGCGGCTGCAGACCGTGCGCGGCCAGCACCGCGCGGACGTCGCCGAGCACCTCCGCCCACGGCCGGCGGCGGAAATCCCAGGTGCCGGGAAAGCCGTGCACGCCGACCGCGTCGATGTGCGCCAGCGCCCCACGCTGCGCCATCAGCGCCAGCCAGTTCGGATCGGTCGGGCACATGCCGCCGAGCAGGGTCTTCTTGCCCAACTGGTGCGCCCAGTGCGCGGCCTGGCCGATCATCTCGGCGAAGCGCTGCCAGTCGTGGTCCAGGTGCCAGTCCCAGTCGTTGAGGTTGTTCGGCTCGTTCCACAGTTCGATCCACTCGAAGCCGGCGCCGAAGCGACCCACCACCTGGTCGATGAAATCGGCGAAGGCCTTGCTGTCGCGCGGCGGCGACGCCGTGCGCGGCTCCAGCCCCAGCGATGGCGGGGTGTAGCAGAAGCACGGCAGCACCTCGCAGTGGGCGCTCAGCAGCGGCATCAGCCAGGCGTACCAGCGCTCGCCTTCGGCGGTGTGCCAGTCGGCCCAGGAGAACTGGGTGCGCAGCCGGCGCACGCCGAGCTCGCGCATGTCGCGCAACAGCGCATGCACCGCATCCTCGTCGCCGATGCGCAACCATTCGATCAGGCCGATCTCGGCCAGCCGTTCGCGTGCCTGTGCGCTCATCCCTGCAACCCCCGCCGCGCCAGCTCGGCATTGGCCGCCTCCACGCCGTCGGCGGCGGTCTGCTCGCGCAGCCACTCCACCAGTTCTTCCAGGCCCTGCTGCAGGTCCACCTGCGGCGCATAGCCGATGCGTTCGCGGGCCAGCGCGATATCGGCGAAGCAGTGGCGGATGTCGCCGACCCGGTAGTTGCCGGAGACCTGCGGCGGCAGATCGTC encodes the following:
- a CDS encoding SOS response-associated peptidase family protein translates to MILSFLQSRLPAWPVQDPVTAGRTSEIAAGQQAQILVLWGGEVRNERALFGRRDAPQDPLITSERRERAWQGAQTAVWETQRCLVPIAGFRSADAARGGPWICEDPGPLFAAGLRSSMQTQEGFHLSCFSLLTEAPAVPALPDEVPVLIGADDVIEWLYLDGQDALRRLDVAQQRRFVSVDALLRGPLPPERMH
- a CDS encoding sigma 54-interacting transcriptional regulator; the encoded protein is MTKPLLAIVDGNSSLSDHVSTFSQRRGLALTRLPSLEHARHWLQQQRADLLLLDGDAERGAAMDLINGLAGRSDARVVLLATEAQMPKWRGLAGDSVELLQRPLPWTQFDGLLDQILCRLPPRRGMARFGLVGECAAIARVQRDIARVAPLDISVLVAGETGTGKELLAKAIHEASGRSGRLVAVNCGAIPPELLASQLFGHERGSFTGANQRHAGYFEQAQGGTLFLDEIGEMAPELQVYLLRCLETGAITRVGSDAEVRLDVRIVAATHRDLLGEASTLRRDLYYRLSQYVIELPPLRERGDDVHLIADTLLDTLNRRYGTSKQFDTFSRTVLGRHRWPGNVRELSSAVTRGYYRADGEVVTIEPLLHGEVPMAQDVPCHCGNTGDAVTFRVGTPLKQIEQEMLVRTLRITGGDKSAAARSLGISVRTIYNLMSRGDRDVN
- a CDS encoding TIGR04290 family methyltransferase, which encodes MQSAVPSLDPVDPMQALGPWFHNLHLPDGRQTLPTHPYGDFPACKWRQIAPHVPADLRGWRVLDIGCNAGFYSFELARRGAEVVAIDMNPHYLRQAQWAAAQFGLERHVRFRQMQLYALAREAEQYDLVWMMGVLYHLRHPLLALDIVRRLCRRMLVLQTMTMPGEEVYPAPRDIGMLERGRMCEPGWPKMAFIEHRLADDPTNWWAPNHAGVEAMLRSAGFAVDARIAEETYLCRPQQRPPGQVAPIEEELRAACGLD
- a CDS encoding glycosyltransferase, with product MAARDIVILGLSLRSSWGNGHATTYRGLIAALQARGDRVLFLERDVPWYAEHQDPPAQLPCAPVLYASLEELQDRHAAAIAAADLVIVGSYVPNGIAVGTWVQQTARGVVAFYDIDTPVTLTALQRGDCAYLSPALIPHYDLYLSFTGGPTLQRLERVYGAPRAVPLYCAFDPEQYRPQPQAHRYDLGYMGTYSDDRQPPLERLLLQPALAWPQGRFVIAGPLYPPHIVWPDNVQRCAHLPPAQHMDFYNQQRFTLNLTRADMVLAGWSPSVRLFEAAACATPIISDPWEGLETLFAPGREILIARRAADVLGWLRELPEAQRMAIGEAGRRRVLAEHTAAHRAQALHDALDRVADAAPSTSARRSSHALA
- a CDS encoding glycosyltransferase, with amino-acid sequence MPSPLQIAFFGSSLVSSYWNGAATYYRGLLHALAQRGHRIHFFEPDAFGRQQHRDIDDPEWAQVTVYPGAAEADAARALEQARGADVVVKASGVGVFDAFLEREVLGLRSPRTQVLFWDVDAPATLERVQADADDPFRAQIPRYDLVLTYGGGPRVVSAYRALGAAECVPIYNALDPSSHHPSPAQRDFAADLGFLGNRLPDREARVRQFFLEPARRLPDARFLLGGSGWDADLPDNVRTLGHVSTRDHNAFNCSVRMVLNVNRDSMARFGWSPPTRVFEAAGAGACLIVDAWEGIEAFLEPQREVLVAHDSEQVAHYLQRIDAAQAQAIGARARQRLLRDHTYTHRAREVEALLDARQREAA
- a CDS encoding glycosyltransferase, which produces MKFVLFYHSLVSDWNHGNAHFLRGIVAELQARGHAVAVYEPHDSWSRAQLQAEEGEAPLQAFADAFPQLRSTRYDLATLDLTQVLDGADVVLVHEWNAPALIARVGREAPAGCRVLFHDTHHRSVSAPDEMAQFDLSDYDGVLAFGEAVRQQYLRHGWSARVWTWHEAADLRVFQPQLGQAQQGDLLWIGNWGDDERAQELDTFLIQPVRRLRLRARIHGVRYPPQALQALAAAGIDYAGWLPNHRAPQAFAHFRVTVHVPRRPYVRALPGIPTIRVFEALACGIPLVCAPWEDAEQLFAPGRDYLVARDGAQMQRHLHDVLHDAELAAALRMHGLHTIRTRHSCAHRVDELLAVLAELDAPAARHDHRSLSHA
- a CDS encoding glycosyltransferase family 4 protein, which codes for MDAERPLRILMTADTVGGVWQYALSLCRVLTAQGDRVELATMGATPTPAQWREAAAIQGLRVHASGYRLLWMDDPWADVAAAGRWLQALAAQVRPDVVHLNDYAHGALAWPAPVLMTAHSCVGSWWQAVRGEALPPEWDHYRATVAAGLAAADHVVAPTQAMLAALRAQYPLDVPCSVIANGTAPLSRPVPASAKRPLVLAAGRLWDEAKNLRTLAAVAPQLPWALRIAGEAAHPDGGTAAIAPALRLGQLSPSRLRRWMARASVYALPARYEPFGLSALEAAQAGCALVLGDIPSLREVWGDAALYVAPDDARALTAQLQRLIGDPLLRQRMARRAVAQARHYTATAMAAAYRQRYRALIAHRGTPRVAGRAGPPVPLLSSIGVGA
- a CDS encoding Gfo/Idh/MocA family protein codes for the protein MNAYAQPRWRAPRLGFLGVGWIGRARMRALADSGLGEVVAIADASATALHDARQDAPAADLLPDLEALLAREDLDGLVIATPSGAHAAQAAAALQRGLAVFCQKPLTRTAAEAEQVLALARRHDRLLAVDFSYRFAKGMATLREQIAQGALGEVFAIDLLFHNAYGPDKDWFYDIARSGGGCVMDLGIHLLDLAMWLTGSGGHHELQAALYAQGRPLTRPVRQVEDYASAQWRMDNGASVRMACSWRLPAGCDAVIQANVYGTGGGAALRNVDGSFFDFTVDRFDGTRCERLASPPDAWGGRALLDWAERLATDPGFDPAALHLLEVARTVDALYGR
- a CDS encoding zinc-binding dehydrogenase; its protein translation is MNSMHAAVFEGPGRIVTQRQSRPEPAPQQVRVRLQGCGVCASNLPVWAGRPWFAYPFEPGAPGHEGWGEIDAVGAEVQGWAPGDRVALLSGRAYAEYDLAETDALVRLPPALDGRDLPGEPLACAMNILRRSDIRPGQTVAVVGVGFIGALLIQLATGLGAQVIALSRRDYALQVARQCGASATLATEDRYAAIGAVHELTGGSGCLRVIEAAGEQVTLDIASALCGEGGRLVIAGYHQDGPRQVDMQQWNWRGLDVVNAHERDPRVALRGLQEAVEAVADGRLDPFPLLTHRYALDQLPQAFAAMDARPDGFLKAVVLA